A genomic window from Sulfurospirillum diekertiae includes:
- a CDS encoding DDE-type integrase/transposase/recombinase: MSLLYALKPNQPSKMQVDWVEFPKDNLSAFVATMGYSRASYVEYVNNEKIETLIGCHMNAFAYFGGVSRNCLYDNMKTVILSRNDYSKGDHRFNPLFADFAKHCGFSIKVCKPYRAKTKGKVERFNHYLRYNFHNGLRGATLYETLHINA, translated from the coding sequence ATGAGCCTATTATACGCTTTGAAACCAAACCAGCCCAGCAAAATGCAGGTCGACTGGGTAGAGTTTCCCAAGGATAATTTATCCGCCTTTGTGGCGACGATGGGTTACTCTAGGGCATCTTATGTGGAATACGTTAATAATGAGAAGATTGAGACCTTAATAGGGTGCCATATGAACGCTTTTGCCTACTTTGGCGGTGTTTCTAGGAACTGTCTCTATGACAATATGAAAACGGTTATATTGTCGCGCAATGACTATAGCAAAGGTGATCATAGATTCAATCCCTTGTTTGCTGACTTTGCTAAACATTGTGGATTCAGTATCAAAGTATGCAAACCCTATCGTGCTAAGACCAAAGGAAAAGTTGAGAGATTTAACCATTATCTGCGGTATAACTTTCACAATGGATTACGGGGTGCGACTCTCTATGAAACATTACACATTAACGCTTGA
- a CDS encoding helix-turn-helix domain-containing protein, with amino-acid sequence MLKKGEIKMIKKFLAEGFSKSAIARKLGISRETVRRYANLPDDYIPHINRPPVINSVDPYLPHIAKMLETAEQQKSEIPLTVIYEEIKKLGYDGSLRWLQQVILRYELRARAKLDEPIIRFETKPAQQNAGRLGRVSQG; translated from the coding sequence GTGTTAAAAAAAGGTGAAATTAAAATGATAAAGAAGTTTTTAGCTGAAGGTTTTAGTAAAAGTGCCATTGCTAGAAAGTTAGGTATTTCAAGAGAAACTGTAAGGCGCTATGCCAATCTTCCAGATGATTATATTCCCCATATCAATAGACCTCCTGTGATTAACAGTGTTGATCCTTATTTGCCACATATTGCCAAGATGTTAGAGACGGCAGAGCAGCAGAAAAGTGAAATACCATTAACTGTTATTTACGAAGAGATTAAGAAGCTAGGATACGATGGAAGTCTGAGGTGGCTTCAACAAGTCATACTAAGATATGAGCTTAGAGCTCGAGCCAAATTAGATGAGCCTATTATACGCTTTGAAACCAAACCAGCCCAGCAAAATGCAGGTCGACTGGGTAGAGTTTCCCAAGGATAA
- a CDS encoding amino acid ABC transporter permease yields the protein MAKGKQNLLHNKAFGHVVAVAFYVAIGYLLFVAASNMNYIWKWTSVPKYFAYEKTDTIAAPLDGTIKINGTSLIIQGRDDSKEIAIENGYSINVKDGDSVYERDTLAKKTSMQIGPLLEGLIVTLEVSGLAAILAFSIGALLAFMRISNYQFFKDIATVYIAIIRGTPLLVQIFIFYFIIATIFELERFLAGAISLGLFFGAYIAEVLRGAIQSIDKGQYEAAKSLGMNYTQTMLYIIMPQALKRALPTLVGEMIALVKDSSLVSVISITDLTKVGREIVANTFSPFETWLIIAAVYFAITFSLSVLGHKIEMKMKKQGGM from the coding sequence GTGGCAAAAGGAAAACAAAATCTTTTGCACAATAAAGCATTCGGTCACGTAGTGGCCGTTGCTTTTTATGTTGCCATTGGGTATTTACTCTTTGTCGCTGCGTCCAATATGAACTATATTTGGAAATGGACCAGTGTTCCTAAATACTTCGCATATGAAAAAACGGATACCATAGCCGCCCCACTCGATGGAACGATAAAAATCAATGGGACATCTTTAATCATTCAAGGACGAGATGACAGTAAAGAGATAGCAATAGAAAATGGTTATTCTATTAACGTTAAAGACGGTGATAGCGTTTATGAACGCGACACACTTGCTAAAAAAACATCAATGCAGATAGGACCTTTACTTGAAGGCTTAATTGTCACGCTTGAAGTCTCAGGACTTGCTGCAATTTTAGCATTTTCGATAGGTGCACTCCTTGCCTTTATGCGTATCTCAAATTATCAATTTTTCAAAGATATAGCAACGGTTTATATTGCTATTATCCGAGGGACTCCACTTCTTGTTCAAATCTTTATCTTCTATTTTATTATCGCTACCATATTTGAACTTGAACGCTTTTTAGCTGGTGCCATTTCTTTAGGACTTTTCTTTGGAGCTTATATAGCAGAAGTATTGCGTGGTGCTATTCAGTCTATTGACAAAGGGCAGTACGAAGCCGCTAAATCACTTGGAATGAACTATACACAAACCATGCTTTATATTATCATGCCTCAAGCGCTCAAACGTGCACTTCCAACGTTAGTGGGAGAAATGATAGCGCTTGTGAAAGACTCTTCATTGGTTTCTGTTATTTCTATTACCGATCTTACCAAAGTAGGACGAGAAATCGTTGCTAACACCTTTTCACCATTTGAGACGTGGCTGATTATTGCTGCCGTTTATTTTGCAATTACCTTTTCACTCTCAGTACTCGGACATAAAATCGAAATGAAAATGAAAAAACAAGGTGGTATGTAA
- a CDS encoding transporter substrate-binding domain-containing protein, with translation MKKILVALLVMLGINAMADDINLWQKSTLNSIIQKGVLTVGLEPGYMPFEMKDKQGNIIGFDVDMANEMAKAMGVKLQLVPTAWDGIIAGLLTGKYDIIMSGMTITQERNLKINFANPYISVGQTILASKKHAGKKWSDLDKPEYTIVTKIGVTGEIATRKMFKKAKIRTFETEADAAQEVLNGNADGMVYDKPYNAIFFAEKGATGKLVHLDEELTYEPLGFAIRKGDPDFLNWLNNFLNQTQHDGTYKKIYDRWFTDTAWQKKVM, from the coding sequence ATGAAAAAAATTTTAGTAGCATTACTTGTAATGCTTGGCATTAATGCCATGGCTGATGATATCAACCTATGGCAAAAATCAACCCTCAACAGTATCATTCAAAAAGGAGTCTTAACCGTTGGTTTAGAGCCAGGATATATGCCTTTTGAGATGAAAGACAAACAAGGTAACATCATCGGATTTGATGTTGATATGGCAAATGAAATGGCAAAAGCTATGGGTGTTAAGCTTCAACTCGTTCCAACCGCATGGGATGGTATCATTGCAGGTCTTTTAACCGGTAAATATGACATTATTATGTCTGGTATGACGATTACCCAAGAGAGAAACCTCAAAATCAACTTTGCGAATCCTTACATCAGCGTTGGTCAAACCATTCTTGCATCTAAAAAACATGCAGGTAAAAAATGGAGTGATTTAGATAAACCAGAATATACAATCGTTACTAAAATTGGTGTAACTGGCGAAATTGCAACGCGTAAAATGTTCAAAAAAGCTAAAATTAGAACCTTTGAAACCGAGGCTGATGCGGCACAAGAAGTCCTTAATGGCAATGCAGACGGAATGGTTTATGACAAACCTTACAATGCGATCTTCTTTGCTGAAAAAGGTGCTACTGGTAAACTTGTTCACTTAGATGAAGAGCTTACATACGAACCTCTTGGTTTTGCTATCAGAAAAGGCGATCCTGATTTCCTTAACTGGCTTAATAACTTCTTGAATCAAACACAACATGACGGTACCTACAAAAAAATCTATGACAGATGGTTCACAGATACCGCTTGGCAAAAAAAGGTAATGTAA
- a CDS encoding amino acid ABC transporter ATP-binding protein produces the protein MSQAIVRMENVNKYYGDFHVLKNINFSVTEGEIVVICGPSGSGKSTLIRCINKLEEIDNGEIVIDGFDLYAKKVNINQVRAETGMVFQHFNLFPHLTILENITIAQRKVKGISKHDANEAALKLLERVGLVHKAEGYPNELSGGQKQRVAIARTLAMKPKIILFDEPTSALDPEMIGGVLDVMRELAHENFTIVCVTHEMGFAKEVCDRIVFMDEGVIIEEATPEAFFANPKTERAQKFLQEILTH, from the coding sequence ATGAGCCAAGCTATTGTTCGCATGGAAAATGTCAATAAATATTATGGCGATTTTCATGTTCTTAAAAATATTAATTTTTCCGTTACAGAAGGTGAAATTGTTGTGATTTGCGGACCTAGCGGTAGCGGTAAATCAACGCTTATTCGCTGTATAAACAAACTTGAAGAGATTGATAATGGCGAGATCGTCATTGACGGATTTGATCTCTATGCAAAAAAAGTTAACATTAACCAAGTTCGTGCCGAAACTGGCATGGTTTTCCAACACTTCAATCTTTTCCCCCATTTAACGATTTTAGAAAATATTACTATCGCACAACGCAAGGTCAAAGGTATTAGCAAACATGATGCCAATGAAGCAGCTCTTAAACTTCTAGAACGCGTAGGCTTAGTACATAAAGCTGAGGGCTATCCCAATGAGCTTAGTGGTGGTCAAAAACAACGTGTAGCTATTGCTAGAACACTTGCTATGAAACCTAAAATTATTTTATTTGATGAACCAACCTCTGCCCTTGATCCTGAGATGATTGGTGGTGTTTTGGATGTTATGCGTGAACTTGCACATGAAAATTTTACGATTGTGTGTGTGACCCATGAAATGGGCTTTGCCAAAGAAGTTTGCGATCGTATTGTCTTTATGGATGAGGGAGTCATTATTGAAGAGGCCACGCCTGAAGCTTTCTTTGCCAATCCAAAAACGGAACGCGCACAGAAATTTTTACAAGAAATATTAACACATTAA
- a CDS encoding cytochrome C, translating into MKKIICALFFGTCLLSTSLYASTVKGKVFYAQYLKPVCGFNGDVMGKKHTANEWKIFYDNNQLSLAIKALCPNAPLITTEKDLTNLYHFLSSFASDSGNVPSCN; encoded by the coding sequence ATGAAAAAGATTATCTGTGCCCTATTTTTTGGCACTTGTTTGCTTTCAACATCTCTTTATGCAAGTACCGTAAAAGGGAAAGTATTTTACGCACAGTATTTAAAACCTGTTTGTGGTTTTAATGGTGACGTTATGGGAAAAAAACATACCGCTAATGAATGGAAAATCTTTTATGACAATAACCAACTCTCTCTTGCAATTAAAGCTTTATGTCCCAATGCACCTTTAATTACTACGGAAAAAGATCTTACCAATTTATATCATTTTTTGAGCTCTTTTGCCAGTGATAGTGGAAATGTACCCTCCTGTAATTAA